The DNA region TGGTCAGATCAAAAAGACTGGTTAATAGGGCACTTGCACGATAAGCATTGCGCCTTATCATCACCAAATACTGCCTGCTTTCTTCACTCGGATTTTCAATACAATATTCTGTATAACCTGTGATGACCGCCAATGGATTTTTAAGATCATGAGCAACATCTAAAATCAACTGCTTTCTTAAGTGTTCAGATTTCTTCCTAAGTTCCATCTCAGTTTGTATGGTTTCAGCCATTTTATTGAAGGCTTGTTCAAGATCACCAAATTCATGTTTTAGATTTAATGATACTCTAGCATCATAACGACCTTCTTTTATCAGATTGGCACTTTTCTGAAGTTTCTCCATGGGTGTCGAAAAACTTAGTGCCATAATTTTTGAATATATTTGACTGCTGGATATTAACAATAAAAGGTATACCACGATACCTAAAATAATTGTTCCAAATACAACAACTGAATCTGAAGACTCATAATTGCTATTATGTGTAATGGCAAAGTCAAACCGTAATGATGTGGGAAAGGTTATAACCAACCAGAAATTTTCCTTATCATTGTAGGCAATACTATAACTGTATGCTCGTGAAATCGCTTGGGATGAGGTTAAGAACTGTGTAAATTCAGAGACCGTCAACTGTTTTTTAGGAAAATTATTGATACCTTTTGTATAGATAACCTTGTAATTCTCATCTATGACCTGTACGCCACCATTATGATTGATAATTTCAAGGACTTGTATATCATTGTAATGATCCTTCATCATCGATGCGGCATCGTATTGGTTTTTTACAAGTGCATCTTCAATAAATCCGGATACAATACTTAGCAAAAAGAACGCCAGTATGGCAATAATAGAAGTTATAAAAAATACAAGTATATAGTTAAGCAGAAACCGAGTTTTCATTTTCATTTTTTCACACCCCTACCTTACTGAATTTATACCCTATACCTTTAATGGTAATAATAAGAGCAGGTTTTTTAGGGTCTGTTTCTATTTTTTGTCTCAAATGACTAATATGTACCATAATCGTATTGTCATCATACAGGAAATCCTCGTCCCAAACAGCCATATATATTTGTTTTTTAGTAAAAACGCGTCCCGGCTGTTCCATCAAGTATTTAAGCATCAAGAATTCCTTGGCACTTAAATCAATGGGCTCATTGTTTTTATAAACCATGCAAGATACCGGATCAAGTGTTATAGGCCCTATTGTAATAGATTCCTCACCCATTCTCATAGACTTATTTTTTTTAGCTCTTACATCAATTCTAGCAACCAATTCAACCATACTAAAAGGTTTAACCAAATAATCATCCGCGCCAAGACCAAAACCTAAGACCTTGTCCATATCATCTCCCCTGGAAGTAAGCATGATTATTGGAACATCACTTTTTTCTCGAATGCGCCTAAGTAAGTTAAATCCATCCATGATTGGCATCATGACGTCAAAAAGCCCGATATCAATAGGCTGATGATCAAAAATATCCCAAGCTTCTTTTCCATTCTTAGCTAGAAAAACCTGATGACCTTCATTTTCTAGATTCAGTTTAAGCAGCTCTCTTAAATCCTTTTCATCTTCTGCAACCAATATATTCATTAGAACCTCCAATATCAACACATACTATACCTTTTTATGATATATTATTATAACATATTCTTTATACAGCATGGAACCCAATAAGATAGGTCAAATCTGATTTATAACTATGAAATCCTAGATTTAGAATAGTTGAGTTATGTGTTAATACATTTCAGCCTTGATGAACAACGGCAATTGTGATATAACTATAGCTAGAGTCTTTTTATAATTCTTAAATAGCTATATTATGGTATGAAGGTTTATACCATAGGATACAAAAATAAATATTTTCAGGAGGCTATACATGAAAAGTGCATATGATGTTTTGCTTGAGAGAGGTTTTATCGCTCAAGCTACCCACGAAGAAGAAATTAAAGATTTACTGTCGAAGGAAAAAATAAGTTTTTATATAGGTTTTGATGCAACGGCTAATAGCTTGACCGCCGGACATTTCTTAACCATTATGGCAATGGCGCATATGCAACATGCCGGCCATAGACCTATAGCACTTATTGGCGGTGGTACCACACGTATTGGCGATCCTTCAGGAAAAAGTGATATGCGACAGATGCTTACTTCTGAACAAATTGATGCCAACGCTGCCAATTTTAAGGTTCAACTTTCTAATCTCATCGATTTTTCTGATGGCAAAGCCATTATGGTAGACAATGCCGACTGGTTACTCAAATTAAACTATGTCGACTTTATCCGTGAAATCGGTGTCCATTTTTCTGTGAATCGTATGCTGACAGCGGAATGTTACAAATCCAGACTTGAAAAAGGTTTATCTTTTTTAGAGTTCAACTATATGCTTCTTCAATCTTACGATTTTCTTGAACTGAACCAACGTTATGATTGTGTTATGCAAATGGGTGGAAATGATCAATGGTCCAATATTCTAGGTGGTGTTGAACTTATTCGCCGAAAAGAACAAAAACCTGCATTTGGCCTTACTTTCAACCTACTTACCACAAGTGAAGGCATCAAAATGGGAAAAACCGAAAAAGGTGCACTTTGGCTGGATAAGGAACGTACTTCCCCTTATGAATTTTTCCAATACTGGCGCAATATAGAAGACGTCAAGGTCAAAGAGTGTCTAGCCCTACTTACTTTCTTGCCTATGGAAGAAGTCAATCGTCTTGGTGCTTTAGAAGGTGCAGAAATTAATCAGGCAAAAGAAGTACTTGCCTATGAGATTACAGCCCTTATTCATGGCGAAGAAGAAGCTAAAAAAGCATTAGAAGCTACCAAGGCCTTATTTGGTAGTGGCGCCAAGCTTGACAATGTGCCACAAACACAGATGGATATGGCCGTATTTGAAACAGGTATGAACCTACTGGAACTCCTACTGGAAGCCAAACTCATTCCAAGTAAATCAGAAGGTAGAAGGAATGTTCAACAAGGTGGTGTTCGTATTAATGATGTACAGATTACAGATGTGGACTACCTGATAACAAAAGATGATTTTAACGCCGACGGTGAATTGATGATTCGAAAAGGGAAAAAAGTCCACCATATGATAAAAATCTAATGACTTGATCTCATATTATTATTAAAAGAGGTATAAACCCGTAATTTGGGCTTATACCTCTTTTGCTTTCTACATAGATAAGTACTAATATCCTGTTGTGATCACGGATCTTGATTTTTATTTTAACGCTTTTAGTAAGGCTTTTAGAAATTCCCATGTTCTCATAGTGGATTCTATGTGGAGTCGCTCGTTGGGTGAATGGACTTCTTCCATATCCGGTCCGAAAGATATGGCATCTAGATGGGGTAATTTTTCCAAAAAAGCACCTGGTTCTAATCCTGCATGAATGGCTTTAACCAACGGTTTCTTATTAAACATATCTTCGTAAACAAGGGCTGCTTTGTCTAACAATCTTGAGTCCGGTTTGAATTCCCATTCAGGATAATCTGCTGTTGGCGTTAATGTAGCACCGATTTGTTTAGCAAACCACTCCAGCTGCGTTGTCATATGGTATTTTAGAGACCTGATATTGCTTCTGATTGCAAATAACATAACCACAGTGTCACCCTCAACAGCACATTTTCCAAGATTAAGGGAACTTTCAACCATGCCTTCAAGGTCCGCACTCATCGTCTGAATACCTTTAGGTATGTTAATAAGTGTATAAATTAACTGATCTGTTGTTTTTCTTGAGAAAACTTTTAAGCTTTTATTATATTCCATTGACTTGATATCAATGGTCAAAGCCGGTTCCACAGTACGATTTTCTTTTTTGATTTGAGCCTTTACTTCTTCATATAAATTCTCAAAGCTTGAATGATCCACACTTTCATAGACAATAATAGCCTTTGCTTCTCTTGGTATAACATTGTCTTTTGAGCCGCCGACAAAGTCAACAATTCTAAAAGAGCAACCTTTTCGCAAATGACTTAAGATACGT from Petrocella atlantisensis includes:
- a CDS encoding HAMP domain-containing sensor histidine kinase codes for the protein MKMKTRFLLNYILVFFITSIIAILAFFLLSIVSGFIEDALVKNQYDAASMMKDHYNDIQVLEIINHNGGVQVIDENYKVIYTKGINNFPKKQLTVSEFTQFLTSSQAISRAYSYSIAYNDKENFWLVITFPTSLRFDFAITHNSNYESSDSVVVFGTIILGIVVYLLLLISSSQIYSKIMALSFSTPMEKLQKSANLIKEGRYDARVSLNLKHEFGDLEQAFNKMAETIQTEMELRKKSEHLRKQLILDVAHDLKNPLAVITGYTEYCIENPSEESRQYLVMIRRNAYRASALLTSLFDLTKLDSPDFKLSLESVDFSEFLRVKLAEYIDDFIFEGFEYEFDIPTHAIKVPLDTQEMERAIDNLINNALKYNEKGTKISIELKEDEENCYLLISDNGIGIPDDLQEDIFKPFVKVDASRQSGLEGSGLGLAITMKIIQLHNGNITMESKRHIGSIFNITLPKKTP
- a CDS encoding response regulator transcription factor, whose translation is MNILVAEDEKDLRELLKLNLENEGHQVFLAKNGKEAWDIFDHQPIDIGLFDVMMPIMDGFNLLRRIREKSDVPIIMLTSRGDDMDKVLGFGLGADDYLVKPFSMVELVARIDVRAKKNKSMRMGEESITIGPITLDPVSCMVYKNNEPIDLSAKEFLMLKYLMEQPGRVFTKKQIYMAVWDEDFLYDDNTIMVHISHLRQKIETDPKKPALIITIKGIGYKFSKVGV
- the tyrS gene encoding tyrosine--tRNA ligase is translated as MKSAYDVLLERGFIAQATHEEEIKDLLSKEKISFYIGFDATANSLTAGHFLTIMAMAHMQHAGHRPIALIGGGTTRIGDPSGKSDMRQMLTSEQIDANAANFKVQLSNLIDFSDGKAIMVDNADWLLKLNYVDFIREIGVHFSVNRMLTAECYKSRLEKGLSFLEFNYMLLQSYDFLELNQRYDCVMQMGGNDQWSNILGGVELIRRKEQKPAFGLTFNLLTTSEGIKMGKTEKGALWLDKERTSPYEFFQYWRNIEDVKVKECLALLTFLPMEEVNRLGALEGAEINQAKEVLAYEITALIHGEEEAKKALEATKALFGSGAKLDNVPQTQMDMAVFETGMNLLELLLEAKLIPSKSEGRRNVQQGGVRINDVQITDVDYLITKDDFNADGELMIRKGKKVHHMIKI
- a CDS encoding aminoacyl-histidine dipeptidase, encoding MTNKLEGLEPKKVFHYFEAISQIPRRSGHEKQLSDYMVGFAKERGLEVHQDEYLNVIIKKPGTAGYEDAPITIIQGHLDMVCEQNEGTDHDFEKDPIDLVIEGAWLTANGTTLGADNGIAIAYAMALLDAEDIPHPPLEVVMTTDEEVGLTGALKMDKSLLKGSYFINLDSEEEGELTVGCAGGLKATLRLPISHTVKVFDEAKVQVIEIKNLKGGHSGVDIDKNRANADHLMGRILSHLRKGCSFRIVDFVGGSKDNVIPREAKAIIVYESVDHSSFENLYEEVKAQIKKENRTVEPALTIDIKSMEYNKSLKVFSRKTTDQLIYTLINIPKGIQTMSADLEGMVESSLNLGKCAVEGDTVVMLFAIRSNIRSLKYHMTTQLEWFAKQIGATLTPTADYPEWEFKPDSRLLDKAALVYEDMFNKKPLVKAIHAGLEPGAFLEKLPHLDAISFGPDMEEVHSPNERLHIESTMRTWEFLKALLKALK